One segment of Variovorax sp. PAMC28562 DNA contains the following:
- the tolA gene encoding cell envelope integrity protein TolA: MSLAADRPEFAPPPQRGTPRAVILALIAHALLIAALTWGVHWKREAEDDAVEAELWSSTVQQAAPRLSAPPTPVTPPTPTPTPPPTPAPPPPPPPPPAPQVRPDPTPAPRAPDIALEREKKLKEQKEREREEERQDKLKAQQQQQQQQAAKKAQEKKDLDAKQRAEDEADRKLEQQQKLADAKKADAQKAAEAKKAEAQKAAAAEAKQADAAKQAAADRAATLKRMQGMAGATGAEGSQGTALKASGPSGGYGARIAAAVRPNVTFPDADTVNGNPAAEFEVSLAPDGTIVNVKLSKSSGLPSWDEAAERGLRKTDRLPRDNDGRIFPSLIVSLKPKR; the protein is encoded by the coding sequence ATGTCGCTCGCTGCCGATCGTCCCGAGTTCGCACCGCCGCCGCAGCGCGGCACCCCGCGCGCCGTCATCCTGGCGCTCATCGCGCATGCGCTGCTGATCGCGGCGCTGACCTGGGGGGTGCACTGGAAACGTGAAGCCGAGGACGATGCGGTCGAAGCGGAACTGTGGTCGTCGACCGTGCAACAAGCGGCGCCGCGGCTCTCCGCTCCGCCGACGCCGGTGACACCGCCGACGCCGACGCCGACGCCTCCACCCACCCCGGCACCGCCACCACCTCCTCCGCCACCGCCTGCACCGCAAGTCAGGCCCGATCCGACGCCGGCGCCACGCGCACCCGACATCGCGCTCGAACGCGAGAAGAAGCTGAAAGAACAGAAGGAGCGCGAGCGCGAAGAAGAGCGGCAAGACAAGCTGAAGGCGCAGCAGCAACAGCAACAACAGCAGGCCGCGAAGAAAGCGCAAGAGAAGAAAGACCTTGACGCCAAGCAGCGCGCCGAAGACGAGGCCGACCGCAAGCTGGAGCAGCAGCAAAAGCTGGCCGACGCCAAAAAGGCCGATGCGCAAAAAGCCGCCGAGGCCAAGAAGGCCGAGGCACAAAAGGCGGCTGCGGCCGAAGCGAAGCAGGCCGACGCTGCCAAGCAGGCTGCTGCCGACCGCGCCGCCACGCTCAAGCGCATGCAGGGCATGGCCGGAGCCACCGGTGCCGAGGGCTCGCAGGGCACGGCGCTGAAGGCGTCAGGCCCTTCCGGCGGCTATGGCGCACGCATCGCCGCCGCAGTGCGCCCCAACGTGACCTTTCCCGACGCTGACACCGTCAACGGCAATCCAGCCGCCGAGTTCGAAGTGAGCTTGGCGCCCGACGGCACCATCGTCAACGTCAAGCTCAGCAAGTCGAGTGGCTTGCCGAGTTGGGACGAAGCCGCCGAACGCGGCCTGCGCAAGACCGATCGTTTGCCGCGCGACAACGACGGGCGGATCTTTCCGTCGTTGATCGTTTCGCTGAAGCCGAAGCGTTAG
- the tolQ gene encoding protein TolQ: MNQDLSIINLLIHASFVVQLVVLLLVIVSISSWAAIFRKFFALKRMRALNDEFEREFWSGTSLNELFASAAQNAKLAGPMERIFASGMREYQKLRERHVTDAGTLLDGARRAMRASFQRELDAAEQNLSFLATVGSVSPYVGLFGTVWGIMHAFTGLAALTQVTLATVAPGIAEALVATAIGLFAAIPAVVSYNRFAREIDKIAIALETYIEEFSNILQRNLSANVNPATAAVSATAGR; this comes from the coding sequence ATGAACCAAGACCTGTCGATCATCAACCTCCTTATCCACGCGAGTTTCGTGGTGCAACTGGTCGTGCTGCTGCTCGTGATCGTTTCGATCTCCAGCTGGGCCGCGATCTTCCGCAAGTTCTTTGCGCTGAAGCGCATGCGCGCGCTGAACGACGAGTTCGAACGCGAGTTCTGGTCGGGCACCAGCCTGAACGAACTCTTTGCCTCGGCCGCGCAAAACGCCAAGCTGGCCGGGCCGATGGAGCGCATCTTTGCGTCGGGCATGCGCGAGTACCAGAAGCTGCGGGAGCGCCATGTGACCGATGCCGGCACGCTGCTCGACGGCGCCCGCCGCGCGATGCGGGCCAGCTTTCAGCGTGAACTCGATGCGGCCGAACAGAACCTGTCGTTCCTCGCGACGGTCGGTTCGGTCTCGCCCTACGTCGGCCTGTTCGGCACGGTCTGGGGAATCATGCATGCCTTCACTGGCCTGGCGGCGTTGACGCAAGTGACGCTGGCTACCGTGGCACCCGGCATCGCAGAAGCACTGGTCGCCACCGCCATTGGCCTCTTCGCCGCCATCCCGGCTGTGGTGAGCTACAACCGCTTCGCACGCGAGATCGACAAGATCGCCATCGCCCTCGAGACGTACATCGAAGAGTTCTCGAACATCCTGCAGCGCAACCTGTCGGCCAACGTCAATCCGGCGACCGCCGCGGTCTCGGCCACCGCGGGGCGCTGA
- the dnaE gene encoding DNA polymerase III subunit alpha, translating into MFVHLRLHTEFSVVDGTNRIDEVVAAAAADKQPALAITDLNNLFGAVKFYKEARSKGVKPVLGCEVMLEGLGAEIGAVTRIVLLVQNTEGYLHLSELLARAWTQNVGRGQAQAVCKLAWLEELQGGLICLSGAQAGPLGAPLLQGHAERATAVALQLASLFPHRFYIELQRAGRPEDEPHVIAAVQLAARLKLPVVATHPVQFADREGYEAHEARVCISEGEILGNPRRVRKFTREQYFKSVAEMEALFVDVPSAVANTVEIAKRCNLTLVLGKPQLPNFPTPEVDGVRMPIDEFFRVESFEGLEARLAHLYPDLAKRDVERPRYVERLEFEINTILKMGFPGYFLIVGDFIKWAKNNGCPVGPGRGSGAGSLVAYALKITDLDPLEYKLLFERFLNPERVSMPDFDIDFCQGNRDRVIDYVKDKYGRDAVSQIATFGTMAARAAIRDVGRVLDMSYMFCDGISKLIPNKPGQPVTIQYPPNPKVEGDKNNYAIEMEPQLAARIEKEEEVRMLVELAQKLEGMTRNIGMHAGGVLIAPGKLTDFCPLYQQPGSDSAVSQFDKDDVEAIGLVKFDFLGLATLTILEIAKDFIIARHKGQEQFAYEDIKLDDAHTYRLFSEGKTEAVFQFESRGMQGMLKDARPTRLEDLIALNALYRPGPMDLIPSFVARKHGREPVEYPHPLVEEMLSETYGIMVYQEQVMQTAQILGGYSLGGADLLRRAMGKKKLEEMAEHREIFRKGAAVNKIGQEKADEIFDLMEKFAGYGFNKSHAAAYSLLAYHTGWLKVHYTAEFFCANMTVEMDDTDKLKVLFEDAIKNFGISFEPPDVNRGNYRFEPVTDKSIRYGLGAVKGTGQFAVEAIVKARNASGPFKSLFDFCVRVDRQRINKRTVEALIKAGAFDSIQQNRASLIASVDKAFDFASATEANASQVDIFGDSEHGSATQEPELVDATPWGVKERLTLEKTAVGFYLSGHLFDEVAHEVRRFCKREVGDLMDSREPQIIAGIVSDFRVINGQRGRLAIFKLDDKSDSIDATADEALFNANRNTLKDDELVILSGKLQPGRGGFEARFQVQQVWDLASARCRFGKFLRVAVNGKAPDIARIARDFPPRTEMGEHGELRQGLPVRLSLARGGAQVELQLGESAKFFPTDAALASWTAQAEAGKAAVIYEL; encoded by the coding sequence ATGTTCGTTCACCTCCGCCTGCACACCGAATTTTCCGTCGTCGACGGTACCAACCGAATCGACGAAGTCGTCGCCGCCGCCGCTGCCGACAAGCAGCCGGCGCTGGCCATCACCGACCTGAACAACCTGTTCGGTGCGGTCAAGTTCTATAAGGAAGCGCGCAGCAAAGGCGTCAAGCCCGTGCTGGGCTGCGAAGTCATGCTCGAAGGCCTCGGCGCCGAAATCGGTGCAGTGACGCGCATCGTCTTGCTGGTGCAAAACACCGAGGGTTATTTGCACCTCTCGGAGTTGCTGGCGCGCGCATGGACGCAGAACGTCGGCCGCGGTCAGGCGCAAGCTGTGTGCAAGCTGGCATGGCTCGAAGAGTTGCAGGGTGGGCTCATCTGCCTGTCGGGCGCGCAAGCCGGGCCGCTGGGCGCGCCGCTGTTGCAAGGCCACGCCGAGCGCGCAACGGCGGTCGCCTTGCAACTCGCCAGCCTGTTCCCGCATCGCTTCTATATCGAGTTGCAGCGCGCCGGTCGACCCGAAGACGAGCCACACGTCATCGCCGCAGTGCAACTCGCTGCACGCCTTAAATTGCCGGTGGTCGCGACGCATCCGGTGCAATTCGCAGACCGCGAGGGTTATGAGGCGCACGAGGCGCGCGTCTGCATTTCCGAAGGCGAAATTCTTGGCAATCCGCGCCGTGTTCGCAAGTTCACGCGGGAGCAGTATTTCAAGTCGGTCGCCGAGATGGAAGCGCTCTTCGTCGACGTGCCGAGCGCTGTCGCCAACACGGTTGAAATTGCCAAGCGCTGCAACCTGACGCTGGTGCTCGGCAAGCCGCAATTGCCGAACTTTCCGACGCCTGAGGTCGATGGCGTGCGCATGCCGATCGACGAGTTCTTCCGCGTCGAATCGTTCGAGGGGCTCGAGGCGCGTCTGGCGCATCTTTACCCCGATCTCGCAAAGCGCGATGTCGAGCGGCCGCGCTATGTGGAGCGGCTCGAGTTCGAGATCAACACCATCCTGAAGATGGGTTTTCCCGGCTATTTTTTGATCGTGGGCGACTTCATCAAATGGGCCAAGAACAACGGTTGTCCGGTGGGCCCGGGCCGCGGTTCGGGCGCTGGCTCGCTCGTCGCTTATGCACTCAAGATCACCGACCTCGATCCGCTTGAATACAAGCTGCTGTTCGAACGTTTCCTGAACCCGGAACGCGTGTCGATGCCCGACTTCGATATCGACTTTTGCCAGGGAAATCGCGATCGTGTGATCGACTACGTCAAGGACAAGTACGGGCGCGACGCGGTGAGCCAGATCGCCACCTTCGGCACCATGGCCGCACGGGCCGCGATTCGCGACGTGGGCCGCGTGCTCGACATGAGCTACATGTTCTGCGATGGCATCAGCAAGCTGATCCCGAACAAGCCGGGACAGCCGGTGACGATCCAGTACCCACCCAACCCGAAGGTCGAGGGCGACAAGAACAACTACGCCATCGAGATGGAGCCGCAACTCGCGGCCCGCATCGAGAAGGAAGAAGAAGTTCGCATGCTGGTCGAGCTGGCACAAAAGCTCGAAGGCATGACGCGCAACATCGGCATGCATGCGGGCGGCGTGCTCATCGCGCCCGGCAAGCTCACCGACTTTTGCCCGCTTTACCAGCAGCCCGGCAGCGACTCGGCGGTGAGCCAGTTCGACAAGGACGACGTCGAAGCGATCGGCTTGGTCAAGTTCGACTTCTTGGGACTCGCAACGCTGACGATTCTGGAGATCGCCAAGGACTTCATCATCGCGCGACACAAGGGCCAGGAGCAGTTCGCCTACGAGGACATCAAGCTCGACGACGCGCACACCTACCGCCTGTTCTCCGAAGGCAAGACGGAGGCGGTGTTCCAGTTCGAATCGCGCGGCATGCAGGGCATGCTGAAAGACGCGCGGCCGACGCGCCTCGAAGACCTGATCGCGCTCAACGCGTTGTATCGGCCGGGGCCGATGGACCTGATCCCGAGCTTCGTCGCGCGCAAGCACGGCCGCGAGCCGGTCGAGTACCCGCATCCGCTGGTCGAAGAGATGCTGTCGGAGACCTACGGGATCATGGTCTACCAGGAGCAGGTCATGCAGACCGCGCAGATCCTGGGCGGCTATTCGCTCGGTGGCGCCGACCTGCTGCGCCGCGCGATGGGCAAGAAAAAGCTCGAAGAAATGGCCGAGCACCGCGAGATTTTTCGGAAGGGCGCAGCGGTCAACAAGATCGGGCAAGAGAAGGCCGACGAGATCTTCGACCTGATGGAGAAGTTCGCGGGTTACGGCTTCAACAAGTCGCATGCCGCTGCTTACTCGCTGCTGGCGTATCACACCGGCTGGTTGAAGGTCCATTACACGGCCGAGTTCTTCTGCGCGAACATGACCGTTGAAATGGACGACACCGACAAGTTGAAGGTGCTGTTCGAAGACGCGATCAAGAACTTCGGCATCAGCTTCGAGCCGCCGGACGTGAACCGCGGCAACTACCGCTTCGAGCCGGTAACGGACAAGTCGATTCGCTATGGCCTGGGCGCCGTCAAGGGCACCGGGCAGTTCGCGGTCGAAGCGATCGTCAAGGCGCGCAACGCCAGCGGGCCTTTCAAGAGCCTGTTCGATTTTTGCGTGCGAGTAGATCGGCAGCGCATCAACAAGCGCACGGTCGAGGCGCTCATCAAGGCGGGCGCCTTCGACTCGATCCAGCAGAACCGCGCGTCGCTCATCGCGTCGGTCGACAAGGCCTTCGACTTCGCGAGCGCCACCGAAGCCAACGCTTCCCAGGTCGATATCTTCGGCGACAGCGAGCATGGCTCGGCGACGCAAGAGCCGGAGCTGGTCGACGCCACGCCATGGGGGGTGAAGGAGCGTTTGACACTCGAGAAGACGGCCGTCGGTTTCTATCTGTCGGGACACCTGTTCGACGAGGTCGCGCACGAGGTGCGGCGCTTCTGCAAGCGCGAGGTGGGTGACCTGATGGACAGCCGGGAACCGCAAATCATCGCGGGCATCGTGAGCGACTTTCGTGTCATCAACGGACAGCGTGGTCGACTGGCAATCTTCAAGCTCGACGACAAGTCGGACTCGATCGACGCGACCGCCGACGAGGCGCTGTTCAACGCCAATCGCAACACGCTGAAGGACGACGAACTGGTGATCTTGAGCGGCAAACTGCAGCCGGGTCGCGGAGGTTTCGAGGCGCGTTTTCAGGTGCAGCAGGTGTGGGACCTGGCCAGTGCGCGTTGCCGCTTCGGCAAGTTCCTGCGCGTGGCAGTCAATGGCAAGGCGCCGGACATTGCGCGCATCGCCAGAGACTTTCCACCGCGCACCGAGATGGGCGAGCACGGTGAATTGCGGCAGGGGCTGCCGGTGCGTTTGTCGCTGGCGCGGGGCGGGGCGCAGGTTGAATTGCAGCTGGGGGAAAGCGCGAAGTTCTTCCCGACCGATGCGGCGCTGGCGAGCTGGACGGCGCAGGCTGAAGCGGGCAAGGCCGCGGTGATCTACGAGTTGTAG
- a CDS encoding biopolymer transporter ExbD: protein MAAVSSRGRGRRTINEINMVPFIDVMLVLLIIFMVTAPLITPSVINLPTVDRANKQPDKPIEIVIKSDDEVQIKKDPSTGTGGTSLPMTQIGAAAKAAQGGDDQRPVVISADKTVKYDTVVRAMNELKKIGIERVGLSVTTTGTGAAPARGK, encoded by the coding sequence ATGGCTGCCGTATCGTCACGCGGCCGCGGACGCCGCACCATCAACGAGATCAACATGGTCCCGTTCATCGACGTGATGCTGGTGCTGCTGATCATCTTCATGGTCACCGCGCCGCTCATCACGCCGAGCGTCATCAACCTGCCGACGGTCGACCGCGCCAACAAGCAGCCCGACAAGCCGATCGAGATCGTCATCAAGAGCGACGACGAAGTGCAGATCAAGAAAGACCCGTCGACCGGCACCGGCGGAACCTCGTTGCCCATGACGCAGATCGGCGCGGCCGCCAAGGCAGCGCAAGGCGGCGACGACCAGCGGCCGGTCGTCATCAGTGCCGACAAGACGGTCAAGTACGACACCGTCGTCCGCGCCATGAACGAGCTGAAGAAGATCGGCATCGAGCGTGTCGGCCTGTCGGTCACGACCACCGGCACCGGCGCGGCGCCGGCCAGGGGCAAGTAA